ACGAAAACATTAAGATGTCTTAGAGCTTTTACACCAAAGGAATTAGAGGATCTCAAATCGCTCTTCAATTCCCTGGCTGCACAGTCACAGACCAACGGTCAATATGTTTCCTCATCTGTCTTtcaggttttctttttcttgttttttggATCTACGCATTTATAGTTAtgaatgttttgttttgattccatttatgtttttgtgttttttttttcccttttaattacAAAAGTACTATATTGGTTGTAGGTTTACTTTGGGTTGAAAGGTCCTCTCGGGGAGAGAATGTTCGATTTGGCCACGCAGGGCCGCAAAGACGATAAGCTTACCTTTGAAGACCTGGTGATCACTAAAGTAATTATCTTctctttcttcctcttttttaaattttgttgcaaACTATATTCTCTTCATTGTTTCTAAAATATCTGTGTCTAGCAGTTGGTATGATccatgaaaaatatgaaaaaaatttagaaaagaaattgagtatATTGTATTCGATGCTCACCCCAAATCCGAGTAGCatggattgaaaattttattgttggtTATCATTGCTGAGTACAAATGATTACGAAACAAAGCTAGTTGGTTATGTATAGCTTATTTGGTTGCTTTTGTTATTGGCTTTTTACTTATGAAAGTAAAAAGGGAAAATCCtctatgttttcttttttaattaaagttaaaaatcaacattttatGAATGACCAAATGCATGGCTTTGCTTCAATGTGGAATGGCTACTAAGTTTAAgtgtttcttaattttttactttttttgtttattcttAATCAACTGCTACAATTTTGCTTTTTAGTAACTTTTGAAGGAGAAAATAAGTATCAAAAGGCAGTAACTAGAACAACAGCTACGGGAGACCTAGGTTAATGGCTGTTCTGAATTGAGCTTGCAGACCTATTCattttatgtttcatgttttgTAGGGTACTTATGTGAAAGGAACAAATGATGAGATTGAGGAGTTTATTTACCGATTGTTGGATGTCacagatgatgaaattttgacaAGGTAGAATGGTGATTGCTTGTAGTAATGTTTTCTTCACTTCACCAACTCACTTTTTCCTAGCCTTTAAAATTGTTTCTGCCACATTTATTTCCCAATACATGAAACCTAATGAAGGAACAAATTTTCTAGTTATAGATTACTTTTACCATCAAATGGTTGGAAGCCTCTTGAATTTCTATCTCTATCGTGTCAGAGACCTTCTAACTTATAAGGCTTCTTCTCAAAGACAGGTCTGACTTAGACTCTGTTCTAGTCAACATGTTTAATCATATATTCCAACTGAAAGGTTCTCAACCAGAATCAAGTTCACATTGCTACATGGTGGAGACTTTTCTTAATGCTGCAACATTCTCAAAGGATCATGAGGGACGTGATAAAAGTATGTCTTTTGAGGATTTCAAAAGTTGGTGTACTCTTGTACCATCTGTGAAGAAGTTCCTTTCAAACTTATTAGTGCCACCAGATCCAGGTTTTCCTTGCCTCTGTTCTTTCACATGTCCTTTTATTTGTAATCTTTATCATTCTAGTAGTATTATTGGAGACATTATATCTTGTATGAATAGatacctatatatatgtatataattatcaGTGTGTATCCTTGTCCGGCCATCCTTGCTGAACCTAACAAAATTGTGCAGTTAACTTAATTTGCTGAACCATAATTTGATTTGATGGCCCCTCCAGCTTAAGTTTGATTAAGCCCGATTCATTTTcgaaaaaacttatttttgtcTTTGTGTTGTCTAATTTATGAAGGCTTAACTCAATTAAGCTGGACTATAGACTAACAGGATAAATTGCTAGAGTAGTTATACCAAATAATTTCCTTTCTTATGATTATGATTGCAATTAGTAACTGAGGTCCGGTTTTAATATTACTTTTCTGTGTAGGGAGACCGGGATCTAAGGTTCCTAAATTGCAGTATTCGGAGAACATTGATTCCAGTATATTATTATTGAGAGATGAATATGCTTGGCATATGGGGGGGGCTCTATCTCATGAAGAGCTAGAGGAATGGAAACTGTTGTATCATAGTTCATTAAATGGCTTAAGTTTTAACACATTCCTGGGCAACATATCGTAAGTACCCTTCTTCCTTCTTGCTACCATTTTATCTATTGGACTccatgaattgatttttttcatctGAGTTCGTTTAATAAGAACCTGATTAGTTATACTTTCTGCTGTCCTAAACTAtgaccttataatattttttagaccATTTTGAAAGAACTACGGATAATTTtggtatttggttttgaaaatatgaaattgatcatAGCTGATTCTTATTGGCATGAATTATGActacaattttcatttttcttgaaaatttccaATCATTAAACTCGATCTTGTGTAACATTCTAATATGGCATGGCCTCCATTGCTGCCATTATCCTTGCTTCTTTATCTTGTTTAATTTGAAGCTTCTTTGATCAAGAAATTTCTAAACAATGTAAATTGATGCTCTCGGCTCTCTAGCATATTGTACATCGAACAGTAAGTGCTCATTCTGGAAGCTTTGACACTTAGTGATGCATCTATTAGGGAAACCTAGAAGAAAATAACAAGCTCTTAATTCTTTCTCATCTTTTGTGATATAGCAAGACACACACCTTGCTTGTCTACGATAAATTATGGGTTTTCAactagaataagcaaaatcagATTTCATTTTTCTGACTTCAGGGTTTGTTTCTGAGGCTTCCTTGTGAGTGGTCCATTAtgtaaaataaagagagaatgtcaaatttctctattttgttttattttcattactttTTCTTAAAGAAAGTTTAGATTCTAAGTactttctaatattttttttttcatttttttggttGCTGGAATTATACTGTTAATAGGTTGCGTAATTACTCAATTGAACTGCAGAAACGGTGATGAACCAACTGTCTTGATTATCAAGGATAGAGAAGGTTACATATTTGGAGGTTTTGCTTCTCAACCTTGGGAGAGGCATGGTGATTTCTATGGGGACGTGAAGACTTTTCTCTTTCAGCTCTACCCAAAGGCATCTATTTTCAGGCCAACTGGAGCAAACAGTAATTTGCAATGGGTATGTCTTAACTTGCTCTCGTCTCATTTTCTTCTGGGTCTGTTTCCACTTCCGTTTCGAGTTGAAGCCAAGGAACGTTTGAATCCTTTGCCTCCAATTTCGCTACTCACTTTTTGGTACTTAAGTTGATAGGAGATTTCTTCTTGCAAGTAGACTTGCCATCATTGGTAGAAGCTAAGTGTGATTTGAATGAAAACTCTGGAGAATCTTAGACTGTTTCCCGAACAATATGCTGTTATGCATATACACTTTGAATTTTAGGTTGCCTAATGCTTAGGGTAGCACTTATGTTGGATTTATTTAACAGCTTTCATAACTTGAGAACAGATTGgagttatttattaataaacgTTGTTTGAGGTTGGCCAATGGTTTGACCACTAAGATGCAAGGAGTCTTAATGCCCCTGAGTTGGGTTATCCAACTCTTGAAACAGTTGTTCATTTTCCCCTTCTTTTatctacttttcaaaattttaagtggAAAAAACTGCAGCCGCCTTATGCATATGGGAGTGTGGCCGTTTATGTTGCTAACAATATGCATTTGCAGTGTGCTGTGAACTTCAGTTCCGAGACCATCCCTAATGGCATTGGTTTTGGAGGACGCATAAATCACTTTGGCATGTTTCTCTCAGCAAGCTTTGATCAAGGGCATACCTTTTCCTGTACCACTTTTAATAGCCCTTGCCTCTCGAAGACCGCCAAAATCTGCCCAGAAGTTATAGAATGCTGGGGAGTTGTTAGAAAAGGACTGGAACAAGAAACAACAGACGTTGTTAAGGGCACAGTGTTAGAAAGGTTCAAGGAGGACAGGCATATGCTCAACTTGGTCGGGATTGCAAATGCAAGCGAGTAGCATGCACTTTTAAATGGTCTTTGATAATCATCGCAGTTCTGTACATTAGAATGATTCGAATCTGCTTTTCTATGGTTGTGTGTTACCAGATGCGATATATGTTGCGGTTAATGACAAATCAATCGCCTCTGAAGTTTGAAATGTTGTAATGCTATTGACAAAAAGAAGATTCTATTGTCcggttttaaaataaactataacAAGGATTAAATAAGGCTTCTTATTGTGAAATATTGATAACCATTATAGAATCCTTTACTGCTCAATACTCTTCTGTTGTCATCTCACCATGAAGAAAAACCCTAGCATTTAAGGTAAGAAAGTGACATTTGCATATTGATGAAAAGTACAGGTAGACTCACACCATGGGAATCATCTGTTATAGTTTGTAGTTTTGGATAAGTTTATAAGACGgtcaaagagaaaaagagaggaagGTTCATTGAGAAAGTACCGACAGTCCTGTCTTCCATGATTGATTGGTGAGGCTATACCCTCCATCAATGGTCAGGTTGACACCACTCACAAATTTGGCCTCATCACTTGCCAGAAACAGGGCCGCATTTGCGAAATCTTCTGGTTCCAACAAGGTCCCTTTCAACACTGCTGAAGCAGAAACCATCTCCTCGCCCTTCTTCTTATCCTGTAATCTGAGTGTTTTTTGGAACATTGGGGTAAAAATTGCATGAGGTGAAATGCAATTAACCCTAATTCCATGCTCACCTAACTCCACGCTCAAGCTCTTTGCCAACCCTACCACAGCAACCTTTGATGATTTGTATGAATGGGAATTTCCATAGCAAATTTTTGAAGCAAGACTTGCTGTGAAGAGAATGCACCCTTTCTTGGCTGGAACCATGACCCTGGCAGCATGCTTGGCACCCAGGAATGCACCCAACACATTCACATCAAGCACTGTTTTGAAGTCCTTGAGACTGGTCTCGCTGACTTTTACCTCGTTCTCACCCATAATCCCTGCATTATTGAACATGATATCCAGCTTCCCATGCTTAGAAACTGCTAATTTTACAGCATTTTCGACATCAGATTCGCATGTTACATCACAGTGGACATAGCTGATGTTCGCTGTTCCAAGCTCTTGGCAAAGGGAGTGACCCAATTTGTCTTGAATATCACCAATCACAACTTTGGCTCCATGTTTCACAAACAGCCTTGCTGTAATCTCTCCTAGACCACTGGCACCACCAGTTATCAGTGCCACCTTACCATCTAGCCTGTTTCAAAGGAAGAAAAACTAGAGGTTCAAATGCAGATTTGGTTTCTtcaaaaattgaatatgaaaatttgagCATGATTTTACCTCTTGGTCCCTGAAGTCTCCGCGCTCATTTTTGTTATCAAAAAAGGAAATCTTGCTCAATTACTGTCTTTTATTGCAATACTTTGAGGGTTGTGTGTTTCGCTGTATTGTTTTCTGGTCTTTTATACATTATAAACTTATATCcctattttattgaatttcagAGGTTGCGTCCAAAATCCTCCATTTCAGTCTACTTTGAACTACAGTggttatttataaaaaaaaaggcataataataaaattagcctttaatgtttatatctttGTCAAATTGGCCCTTAACCTTTTGAAAAGAGTCAAATTTAACCATCAACCTTTTAGAAAGAgttgaattattgttttttaatggaaatacggactaaaacgttaaatttttaaacacggTAGTCTATATGGCAATTTACGTGTactttatgctttttttttatgaactatttatatatttatataatttttttgaacattttataacttttaaattatttattgaagtGACACATATAACAAATGATATCATATCAACATAAAGCACACATAGATTGCTATGTAGTTGTTAGGccaatattgttaaaaatttaatgtcaacatattcattaaaatttctcttttaaaaaataaagggttAAGTTTAACTAAAAagccaaaataataaaagatactAGGGTCAAAGACTAAATTTATCGATatgtcaaaaaaaatataatggttAGGTATTTGTGTAGtattagtatatttttaaaatatgatatatttatataaattttgtctTTGGTGTTGCttctatattttaatgttttcctCTTTATCATAATTGTGTAAAATTTattgtaatattaaaatttttaattgagatATAAATTAGGTTGCCTTCTCTTTTATAAGATTATGTAATGTTAAAAAATCATAACTATGGAATATAGTTGTAAgatagattattaaaaataatattatttaaaaggatatttataaaaaaataaaatatacatgataaaaaaaaactgcACACTACTGTGAGTTGGTTGAATTCAAAGTTGGGTAGCTTCAACAACGTTTTATAAAATAAACGTGCTTTGTGTTGACCCTACACcaaatttcataaatcattCTCTCGCGTTCTagattgttttcttttaaatcttttttgtttacattaaactatttaatataaagaaattGTATTTATCTAAGTTCATTTTTTCAAGTTATCATCTTCAAccattcctttattttttttgataaactatcaaattagttatttttgtttccctcaagttacattttagtcatttatgtttgaagtgttacattaatcacttatgttatcTTGTTGTagcattttagtcactgagtgtTAATTGCCGTTAACGGTGTAATGATAAGTTGACGTGGCACgctaaatcatcatttcaaataaaaatttgaggttaaattatacatgtgtccctatattttgtttgttttgagcaaattctttttttcttttacattaaaagagatggagaagggaggaaaatagagggagaagcaaaagagaatgaaaaaaaaagaagaggaaaattaaaagaacataaaaagaagaaaaaatttgctcaaaatgaaaaaaaatatggggaccaattgtataatttaaactaaaatttttgtttgaaatgatgatttaacgtgtcatttcagcttaccgttacaccgttaatgacaattaacggcccagtgactaaaatgttaacaCGTTAACATatgtgactaaaacataacatttcaaacataagcgACTAAAATGCAACTTCAGgaaaacaaaagtgactattttgatagtttactcttattttaaaaaaaagaagttataAACCTATTCAAATATCGAATTATTTGTTCAAACTTAAAACATctatctaaaatataaaaaaaaaaaaagtttagacaaaaattaaaaccgaaaatataaatttagacaaattaTTAAACCTATTTTATTTGCACAAACCCAATCCTAACCACCCGACTATATCTATGCAATTCAATATAATCTTATaggttaatataaaaaaatcttaaactaTTATACACTGCTTAAACAAAGCCCTTAtgctatttttgtaattaaataaaccCTGAGCTATAATTTTTACccataaaaatattgattttaatattaaagtaaaatgtaaaattttaaattaatttatattttatgcttatatgaatatgagaatagtttattaaataaaaaataatatttttgaaagcaagacaaaataatattttaaaatttcttgaatgCATAATAcactctttttaaaattttgatactcttttaattttatatttatattaaaagtatactcttttaaaattaattttgatactcttttaaataaaatattataatttaataaaatggttCAAATTTTGTCCATGTGCCTCTATATACCCCATTTTGTcttcttataaattttttaacttccTAAAAGAATGAACGCAAGTCATAATTCAAGTTCGGATTCgtttaaatatcttaaaataacAAGAATGTTTTAAAAGGTTTCGTGTTCATTTTCATATGATTTATGAATGtaataaatatacacaaatttaatgtttcatttacaatcaaaaattcatttgattctAAGAGTCGCTTAGGCTTGATCTTGAAAGGATGTGGATTGTTTCAAAGACTTGATATTGAAACTAAGATGCTtgtttgagaatttaatttagattcaagAGTTATTTAGGTTTTCTAGATTTGATCttgaaaaaacaaatttaacctcctttcattgattgaattgaatgaaaagaCGACATTTTTTAGAAATGACTTTTGACCTCCTCTCCTCAGTTGAATGGATTGAAAGatgatttttcttcaaaattgatATCGTGTTTGTCAAAATTTCTTGAAGTTCTTCAATTTCGTCAGAGACTTCTTTAGAGAATTTCTAGACTAAAATTAAtctccttatttattatatatctcatattaattcaattaattaaagaaaaaagaatcattatttataaaagggttctaaaatgatttaattttttagtttatctctttattaatttaattagacataaataataataacaaatgataaatttggatTGATCCATCATCTTCCATGAGAAATCTCTTTCTCAAGACGAaattctttcttgatctatgtTTTGATGATGTGGACATCTCTTTAAGCTTTTAGGAAGTCATTACGAAAGGTTCTAAATGGCTCCCACCGCCCTTGGGATATTTGAAGTTTAACATTGATACATCAATAAAAGGTGATTTTCCTCCATTTAAAGTTAGTGTTTCTTAGGGTTGAATTTTCTACTGAAGATAAATGGGCTTAGTTACTTTACTGGACCctcattttacaaatatatatttttgtactcttttttatttcaaataacgTGTGTATTTAATGtctctttataatatttttcatttgtttcaaataattattaacaaatttattaaaatttatttaccatttaatatgtcaaaataatttaaaataattatttaatagttaattaaaatattcatatgaatattaaatataaaataaatataaatataaaattataattataaaaagtaaacatCTATTTCATAAtgattatataagttttttatttataaatatataacttttattaccatgaatatgattttatttttatttaatagaaatattttaaatattttaattttaatattttattaaatgaatttataaattcacatattttaataattttgtgaaagtaaaataattttaaattttctattatatatcattttaatcgAATATCCATAATAATAATCACTTCACGACTACATTTGTATTTGAGTCCAAACATCCACCccaacaataataattaattttatcaccACTGCTGTTTTTAAACTCACCGAAAGTAAACACTATTTATCCAAAGAATATCCTTGCTCACTTCTCTGCAGTTGCTAATGCTTTCGATGTTTGAAGCTGAGTTAAGAGCCAACAAAATGGCATTGGAGCTATTTCTCAAGGCTAGTAAGTTTGAATCTCCTGGTTTATTGATTGAACCGGATTCCTCAACTGCTGTTCTCTGGTTTATTGAT
The window above is part of the Gossypium raimondii isolate GPD5lz chromosome 9, ASM2569854v1, whole genome shotgun sequence genome. Proteins encoded here:
- the LOC105799637 gene encoding uncharacterized protein LOC105799637 isoform X2, which produces MENKVGPMKNKKKIWEGKTKRNEQTRKKGRMGNSQSPPPNPRFNSASRAFTPKELEDLKSLFNSLAAQSQTNGQYVSSSVFQVYFGLKGPLGERMFDLATQGRKDDKLTFEDLVITKGTYVKGTNDEIEEFIYRLLDVTDDEILTRSDLDSVLVNMFNHIFQLKGSQPESSSHCYMVETFLNAATFSKDHEGRDKSMSFEDFKSWCTLVPSVKKFLSNLLVPPDPGRPGSKVPKLQYSENIDSSILLLRDEYAWHMGGALSHEELEEWKLLYHSSLNGLSFNTFLGNISNGDEPTVLIIKDREGYIFGGFASQPWERHGDFYGDVKTFLFQLYPKASIFRPTGANSNLQWCAVNFSSETIPNGIGFGGRINHFGMFLSASFDQGHTFSCTTFNSPCLSKTAKICPEVIECWGVVRKGLEQETTDVVKGTVLERFKEDRHMLNLVGIANASE
- the LOC105799637 gene encoding uncharacterized protein LOC105799637 isoform X1, translating into MENKVGPMKNKKKIWEGKTKRNEQTRKKGRMGNSQSPPPNPRFNSASRCLRAFTPKELEDLKSLFNSLAAQSQTNGQYVSSSVFQVYFGLKGPLGERMFDLATQGRKDDKLTFEDLVITKGTYVKGTNDEIEEFIYRLLDVTDDEILTRSDLDSVLVNMFNHIFQLKGSQPESSSHCYMVETFLNAATFSKDHEGRDKSMSFEDFKSWCTLVPSVKKFLSNLLVPPDPGRPGSKVPKLQYSENIDSSILLLRDEYAWHMGGALSHEELEEWKLLYHSSLNGLSFNTFLGNISNGDEPTVLIIKDREGYIFGGFASQPWERHGDFYGDVKTFLFQLYPKASIFRPTGANSNLQWCAVNFSSETIPNGIGFGGRINHFGMFLSASFDQGHTFSCTTFNSPCLSKTAKICPEVIECWGVVRKGLEQETTDVVKGTVLERFKEDRHMLNLVGIANASE
- the LOC105799638 gene encoding short chain aldehyde dehydrogenase 1, encoding MSAETSGTKRLDGKVALITGGASGLGEITARLFVKHGAKVVIGDIQDKLGHSLCQELGTANISYVHCDVTCESDVENAVKLAVSKHGKLDIMFNNAGIMGENEVKVSETSLKDFKTVLDVNVLGAFLGAKHAARVMVPAKKGCILFTASLASKICYGNSHSYKSSKVAVVGLAKSLSVELGEHGIRVNCISPHAIFTPMFQKTLRLQDKKKGEEMVSASAVLKGTLLEPEDFANAALFLASDEAKFVSGVNLTIDGGYSLTNQSWKTGLSVLSQ